The DNA window TAATTCGAAGTTAAGACAGCATTTTAATTTACCACATTGTCCTGCTAATTTTAGCGGATTGATACTTAACTGCTGATATCTTGCCGCATTGGTATTTACTGAACGGAAGTCTGTAAGCCAAGTAGAACAGCATAATTCTCTACCACAAGAGCCTATTCCGCCTACTTTGGCAGATTCTTGTCTGTAGCCTATTTGCTTCATATCAATCTTTGTTTTGAAAGATGAAGCGTATTCTTTAATCAATTGACGGAAATCTACTCTACCTTCTGCGGTATAATAAAAAGTAGCTTTCGAGCCATCTCCTTGATATTCTACATCGGTGATTTTCATTTCCAAACCTAGGTTTTTAGCAATTTTTCTTGCCTGAATCTTTGTTTGATCTTCTTTTTTTCTGGCATCTTGCCAAATCTCTACATCTTTTTGTGTAGCGACTCTATAAATTTTGAGGGCAGCATCTTCAGAAAAATGTTTCTTTTTCATCTGAATTTTAACAAGTTCTCCTGTTAAACTTACTACACCTATATCGTGACCCGGATTAGATTCTACTGTAACTACGCTACCAATATGAAGTGGCAACTGGTTTACATTATTGTAATAGCATTTTCTATCATTCTTAAATCTCACTTCTACAAAATTGCACTTATTCTGTTTAGGTGCCTGTATTGTAGATAACCAATCAAAGACGCTTAATTTATAACTATTCCCACAGGTATTGACATTTTCGCAACCTGTAGCGCTCTTAGTAGCACAAGAATGTTTAGAATCTCCGGATGAATTACATCCACAACTCATAATAATATTTTAATTCTTGCAAATTTAGTATAATTTTTAAACAATATGACATAAAACAATAAGTCTATCATCAGGAAGTCTAAATTATCATATTTTTACATAAAAATCAATTTTTAACATAACATTAATAAATATTATACAATATTATTAAATTATTCATATTTTATTTTTTGAGCTTTACATGCAATACATAATTATTGTTTAAAAGTATTTTAATTAAACAATCGTTTAATAATTCTTTTTGAATAGTTTTCCAAATATTTGATAATCAAATATTTATTTTTTTCAATTCAAATAAAAAATGATAAAAAATAAATTAAATTTAATTTTTGTTTAATTTTTTTAATATAATTTTAACATTTATATATAAATAAATTCTATATTTGGCGCAATAATTATTAATTAACATGAAAAGAATTTTAATAACTACAGCTCTTTTAGCTGGCGTATTTTCTTACGCAGGAGGTTTTAGAGTATCATTACAAGGTGTAAAACAGCTTGCAATGGCTCACACTAGCGCGCATACTGAAGATGCGAGTGTAGCTTTTTTTAACCCTGCAGGTATCTCTTTTATTCCTAACAAATTGAGTGTTGCAGTGGGTGGTTTTGGTGCTATTTCTGAAGTAGAATACCAAAGTCTAGAAACTTTACAATCTTACAAGACAGAAAACCCTGTGGGAACACCACTATATGCAGCAATCGCATATAAAGTTACAAATAATGTTTCTGTAGGTTTAAGCGTTACTACACCATTCGGAAGTACAGTAAAATGGGCAGATGATTGGACCGGTAGAGAAATTGTACAAAAAATGGAACTAAAAAGCTTCTATTTCCAACCTATGGTTTCTTATAAATTTAATGATTGGGCTTCTATCGGTGTAAGCTATATCTATGCAAAAGGAATGGTAGATTGGGACAAAGCGGTTACCAACCTAGGAGGAACACTTAATATAAATGACGAAAAAGCAACAGGTTCTGGTTTTGGACTAGGTTTCTATCTTAAACCAAGCAGTAATTTAGATTTAAGTATTGCTTATCGTTCTGCTGTTATCATGAAAGCAGAAAATGGTATGGCTACATTTACAGGGGTTCCAGAAGCTGTACTTACTTCTCCACAATTAAATGTAGGAGCAGATGGTCAAGATGCATTTACAGCAGAATTACCACTTGTAGATGAGTATACAATTGGTCTTACTTATAAAATCACACCAAAATGGTTAGTTTCAGCTGATTTCAACTACCACGGTTGGGAAAGATACAGTAAATTAACGCTAGACTTCGAAAATGCTCTTGTAGGGAACCAAGCAGATAAAACGGTTTTAGTATCTCCTAAAAACTTCAAAAATGCTAAAACATTTAGAATTGGTACACAATATATGCTAACTGATAAATTAGCAGGTAGATTAGGATATTATTTCGATGAATCTCCTTATGAAGACAAATATTTCATCCCAGAAACTCCATCTTTTGACGCTAGCGTAGTAACAGCTGGTCTTGGATATAAATTTGGAAAGTTAGGAGTAGATTTAGCAGCTGCTTTATCATTCCCAGAAGCAAGAAAAGTAAACAACGATTTCTTAAGCTTCAGAGGACAGGCTAAAGCTAAAGCAATGTATCTAGGTTTAGGTTTCACTTACAATGCATTTTAATTTTAAAAATTATGAAAAAAATAATATTATCAGCTTTCGCAATTTCGGCTTTAACATTAGTAAGCTGTAATACAGATTTCGAAAGAGACGTAAATAACATGACTGTTTCTACAGGTAAAGCGGATTTCTCAAAATTTGTATCTGTAGGAAATTCATTAACATCTGGCTTCAGAGATGGTGCCCTATATCTTGACGGACAAAATGAATCATTCCCTTCAATGATTGCAAAACAAATGGGATTAGCAGGAGGTACACAAACTTTCACACAACCCTTAATGCCAAATAATGTAGGTGGATTTAAAGACTTATTTGCTGCCTCAGGAAATACCGAATTTTACGGAAAACTTACGCTAAGTCCAACTCTTTCACCTACTCCTTCAGCTCCAGGTGCTAACCTTGACGTTATTGGTGGAACTGGAAAATACTTTAACAATATGGGAGTACCTGGTGCTAAATCTTTCCATTTAGTAACACCTGGATATGGTAGTGCGGCTAACTTATCTGCTGGAAAAGCAAACCCTTATTTCGTAAGATTTGCAACATCTGCAACTACAACAGTTTTAGCTGATGCTGCTGCTCAAAAACCAAGTTTCTACACTTTATGGATTGGAAACAATGATGTTCTTTCTTATGCTACTTCTGGAGGTTCTGGTGTAGATAGAAAAGGAAACTTAGACCCATCTACTTACGGTTCTAATGATATTTCTGACCCTAATGTGGTTGCAAACGTTATTAAAACTGTCATTACAACTCTTAAAACTGCAAACGCAAATTCTAAAGGAGCAATTGCAAACATTCCTTACGTAACATCAATTCCATACTTTACAACAGTTCCTGCTAAACCTATTACCGGATTAACTGCTGCTCAAATCACACAATTAAACGGTGCATATGCAGCATATAACGCTGGCTTAGGTCAGGCAAAAGCTGCAAACTTAATTACTGAAGCAGAATTCAATCAAAGAAGAATCAACTTTAATAATGGGCTTAATGGTGCTGTTATTGTTGACAAAGACTTAACAAACCTTTCTGGATTAGGACTGCCTTCACTTAGACAAACTACAGCTAATGACTTAATACTATTGCCTGCATTAACTTTATTAAGAGATACAACTGTTAAAGGAGGAACTGCAACTCCACTTGTAGACAAATATGTATTAACTGAAAAAGAAGCTGCTAAAGTAATCGCTGCAACAGACGCTTACAACGCTTCAATTTCAAGTTTAGCTACAGCAAATGGTCTTGCTCTAGTAGATGCTAATGCAAAAATGAAAGAATTAGGCACAACTTCAGGGATCCAATATAACGGTGTAAAATATACTGCATCATTTATAACTGGAGGAACTTTTTCTCTTGATGGCGTTCACCCTAATGGAAGAGGATATGCAATTATTGCTAATACTTTTATTAAAGCGATTAATAATACTTATTTTTCAACTTTACCATTTGTAGATATCAATGCTTATTCTGGAGTAACTTTCCCATAATAATAAAAAATAATTTTTATAAAAACCACCTGATATTTTTCAGGTGGTTTTATTTTTTTTAAATTTGCCAAACCAAAAAAAGTAAAAATGGCTGATCAAGCAACCTATTTATTTTGCACCAGAACAAGTCGAGATTTAGCAGAAAAAATTGCAAATCACTATGGGCAAGAATTAGGGAAAATTAATTTCCAACAGTTTAGTGACGGGGAATTCGAACCCGTATTAGATCAATCTGTAAGAGGAGGAAGAGTTTTTCTTATCGGCTCTACCTTTCCACCAGCAGATAATCTTCTAGAACTTCTTTTAATGATTGATGCAGCAAAAAGAGCATCAGCAAAGAGTATTACCGTAGTGATTCCATATTTTGGATTAGCTAGACAAGACAGAAAAGATAAGCCTAGAGCACCAATCGGAGCAAAATTAGTAGCTAATCTTTTAACTGCAGCCGGCGCAACCAGAATCATGACTATTGATTTACACGCTGACCAAATTCAAGGCTTCTTCGAAATTCCTGTAGACCATCTTTATGCTTCTACCATCTTTGTAGACCACATTAAGTCTTTAAACTTAGACAATCTTACCATTGCTTCACCAGACATGGGTGGCGCAAAAAGAGCGAAAAATTACGCAGGATACCTAAGTGCAGAAGTAGTAATTGCCTATAAAGAAAGAAAAAAAGCAAATGTAGTAGAAGAAATGTTCTTGATAGGTGATGTAAAAGACAGAAATGTTATCCTCATTGATGATATGATAGACACAGCAGGAACACTTTGCAAAGCAGCAGAAATTTTGATGAAAAACGGAGCAAAATCAGTAAGAGCTATGGCAACTCACGCTGTTCTTTCTGGCAAAGCTTATGAAAATATAGAAAACTCTCAGATTAGCGAAGTTATTGTAACTGATACGATTCCAGTAAAATCAGAGCTTTCTTCTAAAATCAAGGTTTTATCTTGTGCAGCACTTTTTGCAGACGTAATGAAAATGGTACACGAGCACAAATCAATTAGTGATAAGTTTATTATATAATTTTTTTCACTATATTTGCAGCCTGAAAAATTTAACACACTTAAATATTTTTTAAATGAAATCTATTACAATTCAAGGTACAAAAAGAGAAAGCGTGGGCAAAAAGTCTACCAAAGCTCTACGTGATGCTGAATTAGTTCCTTGTGTTGTTTATGGAGGTGAGCAACCAATCAATTTCTCTTCTACTGAGAAATCTTTCAAAGACTTGGTTTACACTCCAGATGCACACACGGTAGTAATTGAGCTAGATGGTCAAAAAATTGATGCTGTTTTACAAGACATCCAATTTCACCCAATTACAGACAAAATTCTTCACGCAGACTTCTATCAATTAAGCGCTGATAAACCAGTAGTTATGGAAGTTCCTGTAAGAATTACCGGTCGTGCAAAAGGTGTTTTAGCGGGTGGTGTTTTAAGACAATCTTTCAGAAAATTAAGATTGAAAGCTATTCCTGCTAACTTACCAGACGAAATCGTAGTAGATGTAACTCCACTTAAAATTGGTAACAAATTATATGTAGGAGACATCAAAAACGATCAATACACTTTCTTACATCCAGATAACGCAGTAGTAGCTGCTGTGAAGATGTCTAGAAATGCTATGAAAAATGCTGGTGCAATGGTAGAAGATGATGAAGATGAAGAAGAAGTAGCAACTGATGCGGCTCCAGAAGCAGAAGCTCCTGCAGCAGAATAATTAGAGAATCTTTTTTCTACATATAAAACCATTCCGAATATCGGGATGGTTTTTTTATTTTATAAACTTTTGTTTTTTTTATTTTTAAATTTAACTTTCCTTAAAAAGAACAATCAAACCATTGAAAACTAAATTATGAAGTGTAAAGACGACGAAATCATCAGCTTGATGTTACAGCCCAATTCTTCGGAAAAAGGACTTCGTGCGATGATGGACACCTACCAAAGTCGGCTTTATTGGCATATCAGAAGGTTAATTGTGCAACATGATCTTGCGCAAGATGTTTTGCAAGACACTTTTATTAAGGCATATAACAATTTTGGGCAATTCAAGCAAGACAGTAAATTGTACACTTGGCTCTACAGAATCGCTACCAATGAAGCGCTTCAGCAATTGGCAAAATTGAAAAAAATGCAAAAAACAGATGAAGATGCAGAATACTACATGCAAAACTTAGTCGCCCAAAATGCAGAACATGACGCAGAAGAAATTCAAGTTTTATTGCAGAAAGCCATTCAAACATTGCCAGAAAAACAAAAATTAGTTTTCAATATTAGATATTATGACGAATTGCCTTTCGAAGAAATAAGTAACATTCTAGAAATGAGCGTAAGTACTTGCAAAACCAATTACCACTACGCCAAAGAAAAAATAGAAAACTACATCAGAGAAAACTACGAATCATAAGAAAATTTAAAATTTTTAGAAAATGAAAGATTTTAATATAGAACAATTAGCTAAAAAAACACCCTACAAAATTCCCGAAAACACTTTCGAGGAAATGCAGGAAAATGTGTTTAATAAAACCGTAAGAAAAAAAGAACATCAACCGAAGATTTTTAAAATCAATTTTTCTATGGTGACTTCTATTGCTGCTGCTTTAGCATTAATTTTTGGCTTTACTTTCTTATGGAAAACCAACCAGACAGAATTTTCTAAACCAAGTCAAGATTCAGTGCAATCCATAACCAAAGTAGAAACTACACAGCCAAAACCAGAACAAAATAACACCCAAAATTCATCACAAAATATTGCCAAAGGAAACAATAGTGAAGTTGCTTATATCCAAAACCCAGAAATTACAGAACAAATTTTGAATTCTAAAAACACTGATGAAAATTATGAGCAACTTCTTAATTCTTTGACTCAAGAAGAATTGGCAGAATTATCAAAAAATACCAGTCACGACATCTATTTAGACCTTTATAACTAAATCTATTATGAAAAATTTTATTTATATCCTTCTATTTTTTGGAACCTTTATGTGTTTTAAAGCTCAAGAAAAGCCAAATTTTAGAGAAATGACACCAGAACAGCGCAGAGAATACATCAGACAAATGTCTCCTGAGCAAAGAAAACAATTGATGGAAGATGCCGCTACCATGATGGCCATCAAAAACTTACAGGTTCCTGTCGAAAAGCAAGAAGCTTTTAAAATCCTTCTCAAAGAATATCTAGAAAGTCAAAAAACCATCAAAAATAAATTCAGAGCAGATTTCTCTCAAGAAAACCTTTCTAATGCAGAAGCTAAGAAAATGTTGAACCAAAGTTTTGACTTAGGTCAACAACTGCTCAACAACCGAAAAGTGTATGCTGATAAGTTTCTCAAAATTTTGACACCTCAACAAGTGCTGAAACTTTTTAATCAAGAAGGAAGAATGCGCGAAAAATTTATGGAACGCAGACAAAAAATGGGACCACCAAAAGGTCGCGAACCGATGCCAAATCCTTAAAATCTTTAAAATATACTCCGAAAATCAATTCGGAGTTTTTTATTTTTAGGATTTTACCTTAAAATCAATATCTTTGCAAATCATTGAAAAAGAAGAATGAAGAACATTAGAAATTTTTGCATAATCGCACATATCGACCACGGGAAATCTACCCTTGCTGACAGACTTTTAGAATATACCAATACGGTTTCTCAAAGAGAGTTGCAAGCGCAAACTCTTGACGATATGGATTTGGAAAAAGAACGTGGAATTACCATAAAATCTCACGCCATTCAAATGGATTATGAATATAAAGGCGAAAAATATATTCTCAACCTGATCGATACACCGGGACACGTAGATTTTTCTTACGAAGTATCTCGTTCCATCGCTGCTTGTGAAGGTGCACTTCTCATTGTAGACGCTGCACAAAGTATTCAAGCACAAACGATTAGCAACTTATATTTAGCGCTAGAAAATGATTTGGAAATTATTCCAATTCTGAATAAAATAGACTTACCTTCTGCTAATCCGGAAGAAGTTACCGATGAAATCGTAAATCTTTTGGGTTGTAAACCAGAAGATGTTTTGCGTGTTTCTGGGAAAACTGGAGCTGGCGTTCATGAATTGCTTGAACAAATTGTAGAAAGAATTCCTGCACCAAAAGGTGACGAAAATGCGCCGCTTCAAGCATTGATTTTTGACTCTGTTTATAATCCTTTCCGTGGAATTGAAGCTTACTTTAAAGTAGTAAACGGTAAAATTTCTAAAGGTGAGAAAGTAAAATTCATGGCGACGGATAAAGTCTATGAAGCAGATGAAGTAGGAACGCTGAAACTAAAACAAGCGCCAAAATCTGAAATCAAATGTGGAGATGTAGGCTATATTATTTCTGGAATTAAAGACGCAAGAGAAGTAAAAGTAGGTGATACCATTACTTCTATGGCAAATCCTGCAACCGAAGCAATTGATGGTTTCGAAGATGTAAAACCAATGGTTTTCGCGGGAATTTATCCTATAGAATCAGAAGATTTTGAAGAATTAAGATTTTCTCTAGAAAAATTAAGGTTGAATGACGCTTCTTTGGTTTTCGAGCCAGAAAGTTCTGCGGCTCTTGGTTTCGGTTTCCGTTGTGGTTTCTTAGGAATGCTCCATATGGAAATTGTACAGGAACGTCTTGACAGAGAATTTAACATGAACGTAATTACTACAGTTCCTAACGTTTCTTACTACGGATATTCTAAAAAAGAACCGAATGTTCCGATTTTGATTAATAACCCGTCAGAAATGATGGATCCTATTGCTCTAGATCGTGTAGAAGAACCTTATATCAAAGCTACCATTATTACAAAATCAGATTTCGTAGGTGCTGTAATGACGCTTTGTATCGAAAAACGTGGCGAAATTGTAAACCAATCTTATTTGACTTCAGACCGTGTAGAATTAGTGTTTAATATGCCTTTGTCAGAAGTTGTTTT is part of the Cloacibacterium normanense genome and encodes:
- a CDS encoding ribose-phosphate pyrophosphokinase, whose protein sequence is MADQATYLFCTRTSRDLAEKIANHYGQELGKINFQQFSDGEFEPVLDQSVRGGRVFLIGSTFPPADNLLELLLMIDAAKRASAKSITVVIPYFGLARQDRKDKPRAPIGAKLVANLLTAAGATRIMTIDLHADQIQGFFEIPVDHLYASTIFVDHIKSLNLDNLTIASPDMGGAKRAKNYAGYLSAEVVIAYKERKKANVVEEMFLIGDVKDRNVILIDDMIDTAGTLCKAAEILMKNGAKSVRAMATHAVLSGKAYENIENSQISEVIVTDTIPVKSELSSKIKVLSCAALFADVMKMVHEHKSISDKFII
- a CDS encoding RNA polymerase sigma factor translates to MKCKDDEIISLMLQPNSSEKGLRAMMDTYQSRLYWHIRRLIVQHDLAQDVLQDTFIKAYNNFGQFKQDSKLYTWLYRIATNEALQQLAKLKKMQKTDEDAEYYMQNLVAQNAEHDAEEIQVLLQKAIQTLPEKQKLVFNIRYYDELPFEEISNILEMSVSTCKTNYHYAKEKIENYIRENYES
- the lepA gene encoding translation elongation factor 4 codes for the protein MKNIRNFCIIAHIDHGKSTLADRLLEYTNTVSQRELQAQTLDDMDLEKERGITIKSHAIQMDYEYKGEKYILNLIDTPGHVDFSYEVSRSIAACEGALLIVDAAQSIQAQTISNLYLALENDLEIIPILNKIDLPSANPEEVTDEIVNLLGCKPEDVLRVSGKTGAGVHELLEQIVERIPAPKGDENAPLQALIFDSVYNPFRGIEAYFKVVNGKISKGEKVKFMATDKVYEADEVGTLKLKQAPKSEIKCGDVGYIISGIKDAREVKVGDTITSMANPATEAIDGFEDVKPMVFAGIYPIESEDFEELRFSLEKLRLNDASLVFEPESSAALGFGFRCGFLGMLHMEIVQERLDREFNMNVITTVPNVSYYGYSKKEPNVPILINNPSEMMDPIALDRVEEPYIKATIITKSDFVGAVMTLCIEKRGEIVNQSYLTSDRVELVFNMPLSEVVFDFYDRLKSISKGYASFDYHPIGFRASKLVKMDILINGDMVDALSSLIHDSNAYYIGKKMCEKLRELIPRQQFDIAIQAALGSKVIARENVKALRKDVTAKCYGGDISRKRKLLEKQKEGKKKMKQIGRVEVPQSAFMAVLKLND
- a CDS encoding 50S ribosomal protein L25/general stress protein Ctc — its product is MKSITIQGTKRESVGKKSTKALRDAELVPCVVYGGEQPINFSSTEKSFKDLVYTPDAHTVVIELDGQKIDAVLQDIQFHPITDKILHADFYQLSADKPVVMEVPVRITGRAKGVLAGGVLRQSFRKLRLKAIPANLPDEIVVDVTPLKIGNKLYVGDIKNDQYTFLHPDNAVVAAVKMSRNAMKNAGAMVEDDEDEEEVATDAAPEAEAPAAE
- a CDS encoding OmpP1/FadL family transporter, encoding MKRILITTALLAGVFSYAGGFRVSLQGVKQLAMAHTSAHTEDASVAFFNPAGISFIPNKLSVAVGGFGAISEVEYQSLETLQSYKTENPVGTPLYAAIAYKVTNNVSVGLSVTTPFGSTVKWADDWTGREIVQKMELKSFYFQPMVSYKFNDWASIGVSYIYAKGMVDWDKAVTNLGGTLNINDEKATGSGFGLGFYLKPSSNLDLSIAYRSAVIMKAENGMATFTGVPEAVLTSPQLNVGADGQDAFTAELPLVDEYTIGLTYKITPKWLVSADFNYHGWERYSKLTLDFENALVGNQADKTVLVSPKNFKNAKTFRIGTQYMLTDKLAGRLGYYFDESPYEDKYFIPETPSFDASVVTAGLGYKFGKLGVDLAAALSFPEARKVNNDFLSFRGQAKAKAMYLGLGFTYNAF
- a CDS encoding PSP1 domain-containing protein; protein product: MSCGCNSSGDSKHSCATKSATGCENVNTCGNSYKLSVFDWLSTIQAPKQNKCNFVEVRFKNDRKCYYNNVNQLPLHIGSVVTVESNPGHDIGVVSLTGELVKIQMKKKHFSEDAALKIYRVATQKDVEIWQDARKKEDQTKIQARKIAKNLGLEMKITDVEYQGDGSKATFYYTAEGRVDFRQLIKEYASSFKTKIDMKQIGYRQESAKVGGIGSCGRELCCSTWLTDFRSVNTNAARYQQLSINPLKLAGQCGKLKCCLNFELDSYVDALSDFPSSNTILETEKGRAFCIKIDVFKKKMWFAYVDNSMAWYDLDVAEVKKMMKINSKGQKSIPLEELKSFTGADKVETVDLIQENNLDRFEKKKPNKHRNKNTGNNRAEQVTKEPEAQKDNTKPEKTNAPKKFNKNKKRFPPKRNNND
- a CDS encoding SGNH/GDSL hydrolase family protein, whose translation is MKKIILSAFAISALTLVSCNTDFERDVNNMTVSTGKADFSKFVSVGNSLTSGFRDGALYLDGQNESFPSMIAKQMGLAGGTQTFTQPLMPNNVGGFKDLFAASGNTEFYGKLTLSPTLSPTPSAPGANLDVIGGTGKYFNNMGVPGAKSFHLVTPGYGSAANLSAGKANPYFVRFATSATTTVLADAAAQKPSFYTLWIGNNDVLSYATSGGSGVDRKGNLDPSTYGSNDISDPNVVANVIKTVITTLKTANANSKGAIANIPYVTSIPYFTTVPAKPITGLTAAQITQLNGAYAAYNAGLGQAKAANLITEAEFNQRRINFNNGLNGAVIVDKDLTNLSGLGLPSLRQTTANDLILLPALTLLRDTTVKGGTATPLVDKYVLTEKEAAKVIAATDAYNASISSLATANGLALVDANAKMKELGTTSGIQYNGVKYTASFITGGTFSLDGVHPNGRGYAIIANTFIKAINNTYFSTLPFVDINAYSGVTFP